The following proteins come from a genomic window of Pseudomonas sp. MAG733B:
- a CDS encoding TIR domain-containing protein — protein MQTYHLFISHSWNYPHAHDNLVRLLNAQPDFTFKNFSVPPHNPILGARTDKQLEEAIENKIRPCSAVLIMAGMYSTYSKWINKEIDIAKRMGKVIIAIKPFGAERISTVVRNAAHAECAWNTGSIVKAIRLHTVA, from the coding sequence TTGCAAACCTACCATTTGTTCATCAGCCATTCGTGGAACTACCCTCACGCCCACGACAATCTCGTGCGCCTGTTGAACGCGCAACCCGACTTCACCTTCAAGAATTTCTCCGTGCCGCCGCACAACCCGATCCTCGGCGCCCGCACCGACAAGCAACTCGAAGAAGCCATCGAAAACAAGATCCGCCCCTGCTCCGCCGTGTTGATCATGGCCGGCATGTATTCCACCTACAGCAAGTGGATCAACAAGGAAATCGACATCGCCAAGCGCATGGGCAAGGTGATCATCGCGATCAAACCGTTCGGCGCCGAGCGGATCTCCACAGTGGTGCGCAATGCGGCTCACGCCGAGTGTGCGTGGAACACCGGCAGCATCGTCAAAGCCATTCGCCTGCATACGGTGGCCTGA
- the rsgA gene encoding small ribosomal subunit biogenesis GTPase RsgA, protein MAKRQLNRRQNWRIEKIQGERAARAAKRESSAVEALEGGDLGPEQHGLVIAHFGVQVEVEARDGELAGQVFRCHLRANLPALVTGDQVVWRAGNQGIGVIVAQLPRNTELCRPDSRGQLKPVAANVDMIVIVFAPLPEPHANLIDRYLVAAEHAGIKPLLLLNKFDLIDENNAPALNALLAVYRTLGYPVLEVSAHHGNGMEQLQKQLDGRISVFVGQSGVGKSSLVNSLLPEVETRVGPLSELSGQGTHTTTTARLFHFPGGGELIDSPGIREFGLGHVSRADVEAGFIEFNDLLGTCRFRDCKHDREPGCALLKALEDGRVQQQRMNSYRSIIASLPENGY, encoded by the coding sequence ATGGCCAAACGCCAACTCAATCGTCGTCAAAACTGGCGCATCGAAAAGATTCAGGGCGAGCGCGCTGCCCGCGCCGCCAAACGCGAGTCCTCGGCTGTCGAGGCACTTGAGGGTGGCGACCTGGGCCCGGAACAGCACGGCCTGGTGATCGCGCACTTCGGTGTGCAGGTCGAGGTCGAGGCCCGCGATGGCGAGTTGGCCGGCCAGGTGTTCCGTTGCCACCTGCGCGCCAACCTGCCGGCGCTGGTGACTGGCGACCAGGTGGTCTGGCGTGCCGGCAACCAGGGCATCGGCGTGATCGTGGCGCAACTGCCGCGCAACACCGAGCTGTGCCGCCCGGACAGCCGTGGTCAGCTCAAGCCGGTTGCGGCCAACGTCGACATGATCGTCATCGTGTTTGCGCCGCTGCCCGAGCCCCATGCCAACCTGATCGACCGCTACCTCGTAGCCGCCGAACACGCGGGCATCAAGCCGTTGCTGCTGCTGAACAAGTTCGACCTGATCGACGAGAACAACGCCCCGGCGCTGAATGCCCTGCTGGCGGTTTACCGCACGCTCGGCTATCCGGTGCTCGAAGTGTCGGCCCACCACGGCAACGGCATGGAGCAACTGCAGAAGCAACTGGACGGGCGCATCAGCGTGTTCGTCGGCCAGTCTGGCGTCGGCAAGTCGTCGCTGGTCAACAGCTTGTTGCCGGAAGTCGAAACCCGCGTCGGCCCGTTGTCCGAGCTGTCCGGCCAGGGCACTCACACGACGACCACCGCGCGACTGTTCCACTTCCCCGGTGGCGGTGAGCTGATCGACTCCCCGGGCATCCGCGAATTCGGTCTGGGCCACGTCAGCCGTGCCGACGTCGAGGCCGGCTTCATCGAGTTCAACGATTTGCTCGGCACGTGTCGTTTCCGCGACTGCAAGCACGACCGTGAACCTGGTTGCGCACTGCTCAAGGCTCTGGAAGATGGCCGCGTGCAGCAGCAACGGATGAACAGCTATCGCTCGATCATCGCCAGTTTGCCGGAAAACGGCTACTAA
- the orn gene encoding oligoribonuclease, whose translation MQNSQNLIWIDLEMTGLNPDTDVIIEMATIVTDSELNTLAEGPVIAIHHSDAVLATMDEWNTRTHGNSGLTQRVRDSRISMAEAEAETIAFLEKWVPKGKSPICGNSICQDRRFLYTHMKSLESYFHYRNLDVSTLKELAARWAPDVRDSFQKGSTHLALDDIRESIAELQHYRKHFIKF comes from the coding sequence ATGCAAAATTCGCAAAACCTGATCTGGATCGACCTGGAAATGACCGGTCTGAACCCGGACACCGACGTCATCATCGAAATGGCCACCATCGTCACCGACAGTGAGCTGAACACCTTGGCCGAAGGCCCGGTGATCGCCATTCACCACAGCGACGCGGTCCTCGCCACCATGGACGAGTGGAACACCCGCACTCACGGTAACTCGGGCCTGACCCAGCGCGTGCGCGACAGCCGCATCAGCATGGCCGAAGCCGAAGCCGAAACCATCGCGTTCCTGGAGAAGTGGGTGCCGAAGGGCAAATCGCCGATCTGCGGCAACAGCATCTGCCAGGATCGCCGCTTCCTTTATACGCACATGAAATCCCTGGAAAGCTATTTCCACTACCGCAACCTCGACGTCTCCACGCTCAAAGAGCTGGCCGCCCGCTGGGCGCCGGACGTGCGCGACAGCTTCCAAAAGGGCAGCACCCACCTGGCGCTGGACGACATCCGGGAATCGATCGCCGAGCTGCAGCATTACCGCAAGCATTTCATCAAGTTCTGA
- a CDS encoding trimeric intracellular cation channel family protein, with the protein MLLMLYLIAITAEAMTGALSAGRRGMDWFGVVLIACVTALGGGSVRDVLLGHYPLTWVKHPEYLVLTTIAAMFTVFTARWMRHLRSLFLVLDAVGLVAFTLIGCMTALEMGHGMLVASVSGVITGVFGGILRDIFCNDIPLIFRRELYASVSFAAAWCYMLCLYLNLPGEQAILITLFGGFLLRLLAIRFHWEMPKFVYNDEA; encoded by the coding sequence ATGTTGCTGATGCTCTACCTGATCGCCATCACCGCCGAAGCCATGACCGGCGCCCTGTCTGCGGGGCGTCGTGGCATGGACTGGTTTGGCGTGGTGCTGATTGCTTGCGTCACGGCGTTGGGCGGCGGTTCGGTACGCGACGTGTTGCTGGGCCACTACCCGCTGACCTGGGTCAAACACCCGGAATATCTGGTCCTGACCACCATCGCGGCGATGTTCACCGTGTTCACCGCGCGCTGGATGCGTCACCTGCGCTCGTTGTTTCTGGTGCTCGACGCCGTGGGTCTGGTGGCATTCACCCTGATCGGCTGCATGACCGCCCTGGAAATGGGCCATGGCATGTTGGTCGCGTCGGTCAGCGGTGTGATCACTGGGGTTTTCGGCGGCATCCTGCGGGATATCTTCTGCAACGATATTCCGCTGATCTTCCGTCGAGAGCTGTACGCCAGCGTCTCGTTCGCGGCGGCATGGTGCTACATGCTCTGTCTGTACCTGAATTTGCCGGGAGAACAGGCGATTCTAATCACGCTGTTCGGTGGCTTCCTGCTGCGATTACTGGCGATCCGTTTCCATTGGGAAATGCCTAAATTCGTTTACAACGACGAAGCCTGA
- the queG gene encoding tRNA epoxyqueuosine(34) reductase QueG produces MPAITTDLPALAQSIKDWGRELGFQQVGISGLDLGEHEQHLQCWLDAGYHGEMDYMGAHGSKRSHPDELVPGTLRVVSLRMDYLSGDTQMAKVLAQPEKAYVSRYALGRDYHKLIRKRVQQLADKIQAEIGPFGFRAFVDSAPVLEKAIAEQAGLGWIGKNTLVLNRKAGSYFFLAELFVDLPLPVDPPHATEHCGRCSACLDICPTNAFVGPYVLDARRCISYLTIELKGAIPEDLRPLIGNRVFGCDDCQIVCPWNRFARPSGEGDFKPRHNLDNAGLADLFMWDEDKFLSSTEGSPLRRTGYENWLRNLAVGLGNAPSTIPVLEALKARRDYPSELVREHVEWALKQHAERQASSL; encoded by the coding sequence ATGCCCGCTATTACCACAGACCTGCCCGCCCTCGCCCAATCCATCAAGGACTGGGGCCGCGAGCTGGGCTTTCAGCAAGTCGGCATCAGCGGTCTCGACCTGGGCGAGCACGAGCAGCATTTGCAGTGCTGGCTCGACGCCGGCTACCACGGCGAAATGGATTACATGGGCGCCCACGGCAGCAAACGCTCGCATCCGGATGAACTGGTGCCGGGCACGTTGCGCGTGGTTTCGCTGCGCATGGACTACCTGTCCGGCGACACGCAAATGGCGAAAGTTCTCGCCCAACCGGAAAAAGCCTACGTCTCGCGTTATGCCTTGGGCCGCGATTACCACAAATTGATCCGCAAACGCGTGCAACAACTGGCAGATAAAATTCAGGCCGAGATCGGCCCATTCGGTTTTCGCGCCTTCGTCGACAGTGCGCCGGTGCTGGAAAAAGCCATCGCCGAACAGGCCGGCCTTGGATGGATCGGCAAAAATACGCTGGTCTTGAATCGTAAAGCCGGCAGTTATTTCTTTCTCGCCGAACTGTTCGTCGATTTGCCGCTGCCCGTGGACCCGCCCCACGCCACCGAACACTGCGGTCGTTGCAGCGCCTGCCTCGACATCTGCCCGACCAACGCCTTCGTCGGACCGTATGTGCTGGACGCCCGACGCTGCATTTCCTACCTGACCATCGAGCTCAAAGGCGCCATCCCCGAAGACCTGCGACCGCTGATCGGCAACCGGGTGTTCGGTTGCGATGACTGTCAGATCGTCTGCCCATGGAACCGCTTCGCCCGTCCGTCCGGCGAAGGCGACTTCAAGCCGCGCCACAATCTGGACAACGCCGGGCTGGCGGATCTGTTCATGTGGGACGAGGACAAATTCCTGAGCAGCACCGAAGGTTCGCCATTGCGCCGGACGGGTTATGAAAACTGGTTGCGTAACCTGGCGGTGGGCTTGGGCAATGCGCCTTCAACGATTCCGGTGCTGGAAGCGCTGAAGGCGCGACGCGACTATCCGTCGGAACTGGTGCGAGAGCACGTCGAATGGGCGCTAAAACAACATGCCGAGCGTCAGGCTTCGTCGTTGTAA
- a CDS encoding NAD(P)H-hydrate dehydratase has protein sequence MPHTKDELPDALYSAAQVRVLDASLIAAGTPGFELMQRAARATWRALVRQWPTANELTVVAGHGNNAGDGYLVAVLAQRAGWSVRVLAAGDPQQLRGDAASAHAEAVSEKVSVESWAENARLRGIVLDALLGTGLTGEVREPYASVIAAINASGLSVVAVDIPSGLCADTGRLLGCAVRADLTVTFIGLKLGLFTGDAADVVGELVFNDLHADPQLIEAAPLTARRLAAGNLPRLASRAPASHKGRFGHVLLIGGDRGFGGAILLSAQSALRSGAGMVSVATRSEHVPAALARIPEAMVLGTSSANQLMGLLQKVSVLVVGPGLGQAGWGRSLLSAAANAPLPQVWDADALNMLAEERVRLPKDCVITPHPGEAARLLGISTAEVQADRPAAAHALSKKYTAVVVLKGAGSLIASPDGRLAVCHQGHPAMATAGLGDVLAGLVGALLAQGMTAFDAACLAVWLHANAGEQQGKFGRGLAASDLIPAIRQLLEEQAPCLK, from the coding sequence ATGCCGCACACTAAAGATGAATTACCCGACGCGCTGTACAGCGCCGCGCAGGTCCGAGTGCTCGATGCGAGCCTGATCGCGGCTGGCACTCCGGGCTTCGAATTGATGCAGCGCGCGGCGCGGGCGACCTGGCGCGCGCTGGTTCGCCAGTGGCCGACGGCGAACGAATTGACGGTTGTCGCCGGTCACGGCAATAACGCCGGCGATGGTTATCTGGTGGCCGTGCTGGCCCAACGTGCCGGGTGGTCGGTGCGGGTGCTGGCGGCGGGTGATCCGCAGCAGTTGCGCGGTGATGCGGCATCGGCTCATGCCGAGGCAGTGTCGGAAAAAGTCTCCGTCGAGTCCTGGGCAGAAAACGCCCGACTGCGCGGCATCGTGCTGGACGCTTTGCTCGGCACCGGCCTGACTGGCGAGGTGCGCGAGCCCTATGCCAGCGTTATCGCGGCGATCAATGCCAGCGGCTTGTCCGTTGTGGCGGTGGATATCCCTTCCGGGCTGTGTGCCGATACCGGTCGTCTCCTTGGCTGCGCGGTGCGAGCCGACCTGACCGTGACCTTCATCGGCTTGAAACTGGGATTGTTCACCGGCGATGCGGCGGATGTAGTGGGCGAACTGGTGTTCAATGATTTGCACGCCGATCCGCAGCTGATCGAGGCTGCGCCGCTGACCGCACGTCGTTTGGCTGCCGGCAACCTCCCGCGTCTGGCTTCACGCGCACCTGCTTCCCACAAAGGCAGGTTCGGCCATGTGCTGCTGATCGGCGGCGATCGCGGCTTCGGTGGCGCGATCCTGTTGAGTGCGCAAAGTGCGCTGCGCAGCGGTGCCGGCATGGTGTCGGTGGCGACCCGCAGCGAACACGTGCCTGCTGCTCTGGCGCGGATTCCCGAGGCGATGGTACTGGGCACTTCGTCGGCCAACCAGTTGATGGGTTTGCTTCAAAAGGTTTCCGTGCTGGTTGTCGGCCCGGGACTTGGGCAGGCTGGCTGGGGGCGCAGTCTGCTATCGGCCGCCGCTAATGCACCGCTGCCGCAAGTCTGGGATGCCGATGCGCTGAACATGCTGGCCGAGGAGCGTGTGAGATTGCCCAAGGATTGCGTGATCACACCGCATCCGGGCGAAGCGGCACGCTTGTTGGGGATCAGCACTGCCGAGGTGCAGGCGGATCGTCCGGCGGCGGCCCATGCGTTGAGCAAAAAATATACAGCCGTGGTTGTGCTTAAAGGTGCCGGCAGCCTGATCGCCAGTCCCGACGGGCGGCTGGCCGTGTGTCACCAGGGGCATCCGGCGATGGCGACGGCGGGTTTGGGCGATGTGCTGGCCGGTCTGGTCGGCGCATTGCTGGCTCAAGGCATGACCGCATTCGACGCGGCTTGCCTGGCAGTCTGGCTGCACGCCAATGCCGGTGAGCAACAAGGGAAATTCGGCCGTGGGCTGGCGGCCAGTGATCTGATACCAGCCATTCGTCAGTTGTTGGAGGAGCAAGCACCGTGTCTGAAGTAA
- the tsaE gene encoding tRNA (adenosine(37)-N6)-threonylcarbamoyltransferase complex ATPase subunit type 1 TsaE, whose protein sequence is MSEVTLYLADEEAMTAFGARIAQTTQGHGLIFLEGNLGMGKTTLSRGIIGGLGHVGAVKSPTFTLVEPYEIGDIRAFHFDLYRLVDPEELEFLGIRDYFEDDALCLIEWPDKGAGFLPKPDLTITISPQDSGRSLKILSQGSRGETWCAALAVESK, encoded by the coding sequence GTGTCTGAAGTAACCCTGTACCTGGCTGATGAAGAGGCGATGACCGCATTTGGCGCGCGTATCGCTCAAACGACTCAAGGGCACGGTTTGATTTTTCTTGAAGGCAACCTGGGGATGGGTAAAACCACGCTGTCGCGGGGCATCATCGGTGGTCTTGGCCATGTCGGGGCGGTGAAAAGTCCGACCTTCACGTTGGTTGAACCCTACGAGATCGGCGACATTCGCGCCTTCCACTTCGACCTGTATCGACTGGTCGACCCGGAAGAGCTGGAATTCCTCGGCATCCGCGACTACTTCGAAGACGATGCGTTGTGCCTGATCGAGTGGCCCGATAAAGGTGCAGGCTTTTTGCCAAAGCCTGACCTGACCATTACCATTAGCCCGCAAGACAGCGGACGATCGCTGAAAATTTTATCCCAGGGCTCGCGTGGCGAGACTTGGTGTGCCGCTTTGGCAGTGGAATCCAAATAG
- a CDS encoding N-acetylmuramoyl-L-alanine amidase — protein MGLGMRFRALVAAVGVLFLAVTVDAVAETKVNSVRLWRAPDNTRLVFDLTGPVQHSVFTLSAPDRLVIDINGASLGAPLNVNTSNTPITSMRSAQRTPTDLRVVIDLKKAVTPKSFSLAPNAQYGNRLVVDLFDNPADAAPPPAPTPSVATVPAVPVTPTEPAIKLPPAPAGKRDIVVVIDAGHGGEDPGASGSRGQREKDVVLQIARETQRQVNGMKGFRAELTRTGDYFIPLRGRTEIARKKGADLFVSIHADAAPSAAAFGASVFALSDRGATSETARWLADSENRSDLIGGAGNVSLDDKDRMLAGVLLDLSMTASLTSSLNVGQKVLSNIGRVTPLHKQRVEQAGFMVLKSPDIPSILVETGFISNANEASKLAASSHQQALARSISSGVRQFFQQNPPPGTYIAWLRDSGKIAQGPRDHRVNPGETLAMIAVRYQVSPAAVRSANNLSSDELKIGQHLTIPGNDLAAKE, from the coding sequence ATGGGGTTAGGTATGCGCTTTCGCGCGTTGGTTGCTGCCGTTGGGGTGTTGTTTTTGGCGGTGACCGTCGACGCTGTGGCCGAGACGAAGGTCAACAGTGTTCGCCTGTGGCGGGCGCCGGACAACACGCGGCTGGTGTTTGACCTGACAGGTCCCGTGCAGCACAGCGTCTTTACCCTGTCGGCGCCGGATCGCCTGGTCATCGACATCAATGGCGCCAGCCTCGGCGCGCCGCTGAACGTCAACACCTCGAACACCCCGATCACTTCCATGCGCTCGGCCCAACGCACGCCGACCGACCTGCGCGTGGTCATCGACCTGAAAAAGGCTGTCACGCCGAAAAGCTTCTCCCTGGCGCCTAACGCACAGTACGGCAACCGACTGGTGGTCGACCTGTTCGATAACCCGGCCGACGCCGCGCCGCCGCCAGCACCGACGCCGTCGGTCGCCACGGTGCCTGCCGTGCCGGTCACACCGACGGAGCCTGCGATTAAATTGCCGCCAGCCCCGGCCGGCAAGCGCGACATTGTTGTGGTGATCGATGCCGGTCACGGCGGTGAAGACCCGGGCGCTTCCGGCTCTCGCGGTCAGCGCGAGAAAGACGTGGTGCTGCAGATTGCCCGCGAAACGCAGCGCCAGGTCAACGGCATGAAAGGCTTCCGCGCCGAACTGACCCGCACCGGCGACTACTTCATTCCACTGCGCGGCCGTACGGAAATTGCCCGCAAGAAAGGCGCCGACCTGTTCGTCTCGATCCATGCCGACGCAGCGCCTTCTGCCGCTGCGTTCGGCGCCTCGGTGTTTGCCCTGTCTGATCGCGGCGCCACTTCGGAGACAGCCCGTTGGCTGGCCGACAGCGAAAACCGTTCCGACTTGATCGGTGGTGCCGGCAACGTCAGCCTCGATGACAAAGACCGCATGCTCGCCGGTGTGCTGCTCGACCTGTCGATGACCGCTTCCCTGACGTCCAGCCTGAACGTTGGGCAGAAAGTCTTGAGCAACATTGGTCGGGTTACGCCGCTGCACAAGCAGCGTGTCGAGCAGGCCGGATTCATGGTGTTGAAGTCGCCGGACATTCCATCGATCCTCGTGGAAACCGGATTCATCTCCAACGCCAACGAAGCGTCGAAACTCGCTGCATCGAGCCACCAGCAAGCGCTGGCGCGTTCCATCAGCAGCGGCGTGCGCCAGTTCTTCCAGCAGAACCCGCCACCGGGCACTTACATTGCCTGGTTGCGTGACTCCGGGAAAATCGCTCAAGGCCCGCGTGATCACCGGGTAAATCCGGGCGAGACGCTGGCGATGATCGCCGTGCGTTATCAGGTGTCGCCCGCCGCGGTGCGTAGCGCCAACAACCTGTCGAGCGATGAACTCAAGATCGGTCAGCACCTGACCATTCCGGGCAATGATCTGGCGGCCAAAGAATGA
- the mutL gene encoding DNA mismatch repair endonuclease MutL, which yields MNNSARIELLSPRLANQIAAGEVVERPASVIKELLENSLDSGAKRIDVDVELGGVKLLRVRDDGSGISADDLPLALARHATSKIRNLEDLEQVMSLGFRGEALASISSVARLTLTSRTRDADQAWQVETEGRDMAPRVQPAAHPVGTSVEVRDLFFNTPARRKFLKTEKTEFDHLQEVIKRLALARFDVAFHLRHNGKTILSLHEAHDDAARARRVAAICGPGFLEQALPIEIERNGLHLWGWVGLPTFNRSQADLQYFFVNGRAVRDKLVAHAVRQAYRDVLFNGRHPTFVLFFEVDPTGVDVNVHPTKHEVRFREGRMVHDFLYGTLHRALGDVRPDDHLTAPVATAIVRPTGLDAGEFGPQGEMRLAANALLEQPQAQPSFTTSAGSGAGAGYQFQYTPRPQSAVPAAEAQAAYREFFAPLPEANAVALPAGQDDIPPLGYALAQLKGIYILSENAQGLVLVDMHAAHERIMYERLKVAMASEGLSGQPLLVPESLAVSQREADCAEEHVAWFQRLGFELQRLGPETLAIRQIPALLKQAEANRLVADVLADLMEYGTSDRIQAHVNELLGTMACHGAVRANRRLAIPEMNGLLRDMENTERSGQCNHGRPTWTQLGLDDLDKLFLRGR from the coding sequence GTGAACAACAGCGCTCGCATCGAGCTGCTCAGCCCGCGTCTGGCGAACCAGATTGCTGCGGGTGAGGTGGTTGAACGCCCGGCTTCGGTGATCAAGGAGTTGCTGGAAAACAGCCTCGACTCCGGCGCCAAGCGTATCGACGTCGATGTGGAGTTGGGTGGCGTCAAGCTGCTGCGGGTGCGCGACGATGGCAGCGGCATTTCTGCCGATGACCTGCCGCTGGCCCTGGCGCGACACGCCACCAGCAAGATCCGCAATCTGGAAGACCTCGAACAGGTCATGAGCCTGGGCTTTCGCGGCGAGGCGCTGGCGTCGATCAGCTCCGTGGCGCGTCTGACCCTGACTTCCCGCACCCGCGATGCCGATCAGGCCTGGCAGGTGGAAACCGAAGGCCGCGACATGGCGCCCCGCGTACAACCGGCGGCGCATCCGGTGGGCACATCGGTGGAAGTGCGCGACCTGTTTTTCAACACCCCGGCGCGACGCAAGTTTCTCAAGACCGAAAAAACCGAATTCGATCACCTGCAAGAAGTGATCAAGCGTCTGGCGTTGGCGCGTTTCGACGTGGCATTCCACCTGCGCCACAACGGCAAGACCATCCTCAGCCTGCACGAGGCCCATGACGATGCGGCCCGCGCGCGGCGTGTGGCGGCAATCTGCGGCCCGGGTTTCCTTGAGCAGGCGCTGCCGATCGAAATCGAGCGCAATGGCCTGCATCTGTGGGGTTGGGTCGGTTTGCCGACGTTCAACCGCAGCCAGGCGGACTTGCAGTATTTCTTCGTCAACGGCCGCGCCGTGCGCGACAAACTGGTGGCTCACGCGGTGCGCCAGGCTTATCGCGACGTGCTGTTCAATGGTCGGCACCCGACGTTCGTGCTGTTTTTCGAGGTCGATCCGACGGGCGTCGACGTCAACGTGCACCCGACCAAGCACGAAGTGCGCTTCCGTGAAGGGCGCATGGTCCACGATTTCCTTTATGGCACCTTGCACCGCGCCTTGGGCGACGTACGGCCGGACGATCACCTGACGGCACCGGTGGCGACGGCTATCGTTCGCCCTACAGGCCTCGATGCGGGTGAGTTCGGCCCTCAGGGCGAAATGCGTCTGGCGGCCAATGCGCTGCTGGAACAGCCTCAGGCTCAGCCTTCGTTCACTACGTCTGCCGGTTCAGGCGCTGGCGCGGGTTATCAGTTTCAATACACGCCGCGCCCGCAATCGGCCGTCCCTGCAGCCGAGGCGCAGGCCGCCTATCGCGAGTTTTTCGCACCGTTGCCCGAAGCCAATGCGGTCGCTCTCCCGGCCGGCCAGGATGATATTCCGCCGTTGGGTTACGCGTTGGCGCAGCTTAAAGGCATCTACATTCTTTCGGAAAACGCCCAAGGTCTGGTGCTGGTGGACATGCATGCCGCTCACGAGCGGATCATGTACGAGCGCCTGAAAGTTGCGATGGCCAGCGAAGGCCTGAGCGGTCAGCCGCTGCTGGTGCCGGAATCCCTGGCGGTCAGTCAGCGTGAAGCCGATTGCGCCGAAGAGCACGTCGCCTGGTTCCAGCGTCTGGGCTTTGAATTGCAGCGTCTTGGCCCGGAAACCCTGGCCATCCGGCAGATTCCGGCACTGCTCAAGCAGGCCGAAGCCAACCGCTTGGTCGCCGACGTATTGGCCGACCTCATGGAGTACGGCACCAGCGATCGCATTCAGGCGCACGTCAACGAACTGCTCGGGACTATGGCCTGCCACGGCGCCGTCCGTGCGAACCGGCGTCTGGCCATCCCGGAAATGAACGGTCTGCTGCGCGACATGGAAAACACCGAGCGCAGCGGTCAATGCAACCATGGCCGACCGACCTGGACCCAACTGGGTCTGGACGATCTGGACAAACTGTTCTTGCGCGGTCGTTGA
- the miaA gene encoding tRNA (adenosine(37)-N6)-dimethylallyltransferase MiaA, translating into MSQLPPAIFLMGPTAAGKTDLAIELTKVLPCELISVDSALVYRGMDIGTAKPSKELLAQYPHRLIDILDPAESYSAADFRRDALEAMADITARGKIPLLVGGTMLYYKALLEGLAEMPAADPEVRAQIEEEAARLGWQALHDQLAVIDPVSAARIHPNDPQRLSRALEVYRVSGQSMTALRLQQTAQSTEAAASGRQQLPYTVANLAIAPANRQVLHERIKQRFTLMLEQGFIDEVVALRKRSDLHAGLPSIRAVGYRQVWDYLDGKLTSAEMQERGIIATRQLAKRQFTWLRSWADLHWLDSLDCDNLPRALKYLGTISILS; encoded by the coding sequence ATGAGCCAGCTCCCACCTGCGATTTTCCTGATGGGGCCGACCGCCGCCGGCAAGACCGACCTGGCCATCGAACTCACCAAGGTCCTGCCTTGCGAACTGATCAGCGTCGATTCGGCGCTGGTCTACCGTGGCATGGACATCGGCACCGCCAAGCCTTCCAAAGAACTTCTGGCGCAATATCCGCACCGGTTGATCGACATTCTTGACCCGGCCGAGAGCTATTCGGCTGCGGATTTTCGTCGTGACGCCCTCGAAGCCATGGCCGATATCACCGCGCGCGGAAAAATTCCGCTGTTGGTAGGCGGCACGATGCTCTACTACAAGGCTTTGCTCGAAGGCCTGGCAGAAATGCCGGCGGCCGATCCCGAAGTCCGTGCGCAAATCGAAGAAGAGGCTGCACGCCTTGGCTGGCAAGCCTTGCACGACCAATTGGCAGTGATCGACCCGGTTTCCGCGGCGCGGATTCATCCGAACGATCCGCAGCGTCTCAGTCGAGCACTGGAAGTTTATCGTGTCAGCGGTCAAAGCATGACTGCCCTGCGCTTGCAACAAACTGCGCAAAGTACTGAAGCAGCCGCTTCGGGACGGCAACAATTGCCCTATACTGTCGCGAACTTGGCCATTGCTCCGGCAAATCGTCAGGTACTGCACGAGCGAATTAAACAAAGATTCACTTTAATGTTGGAACAGGGATTCATTGACGAGGTCGTAGCCCTGCGTAAGAGAAGTGACCTGCATGCCGGGTTGCCGTCTATACGTGCAGTAGGCTACCGCCAAGTCTGGGACTACCTGGATGGCAAGCTGACGTCAGCCGAGATGCAGGAGCGTGGAATCATCGCCACGCGCCAATTGGCAAAGCGGCAGTTCACCTGGCTGCGCAGTTGGGCTGATTTACACTGGCTGGACAGCCTGGATTGCGACAATCTGCCGCGCGCCTTGAAATACCTTGGGACCATCTCCATATTGAGCTGA
- the hfq gene encoding RNA chaperone Hfq — protein sequence MSKGHSLQDPYLNTLRKEKVGVSIYLVNGIKLQGTIESFDQFVILLKNTVSQMVYKHAISTVVPVRPIRLPSATESEAGDAEPGNA from the coding sequence ATGTCAAAAGGGCATTCGCTACAAGACCCTTACTTGAATACTTTACGTAAAGAGAAAGTTGGGGTGTCCATCTACCTGGTCAACGGTATCAAACTGCAAGGTACGATCGAGTCTTTCGACCAGTTCGTTATCCTGCTGAAAAACACCGTCAGCCAAATGGTCTACAAACACGCTATCTCTACAGTAGTGCCGGTTCGTCCAATTCGTCTGCCTAGCGCAACCGAATCCGAAGCAGGTGATGCTGAGCCAGGTAACGCCTGA